A genome region from Wielerella bovis includes the following:
- a CDS encoding integrase core domain-containing protein → MNIHKNTRLTPHHRQAIWLAYTQNKESVTSLARRFMVSRQTIYRVLKAARLRLLKPQNSTNNRFKQAKYGMKRLAKVEREIQEKLKKQAQRYNKSYPGEMVHVDTKRLPLLKGQKATDKHEYLFVAIDDFSRELYAAILPDKTATSAAKFLTEQVIEPCPYQIDCIYSDNGSEYKGAANHAFGVACFENNINQKFTRPARPQTNGKAERVIRTIMQMWYEKTEFTDPLHRQKELCRFVNFYNTVKPHSSLNGDTPFEVLQAYFSQPVV, encoded by the coding sequence ATGAATATCCATAAGAACACTCGCCTTACCCCACACCATCGTCAAGCCATTTGGCTAGCTTATACGCAAAACAAAGAAAGCGTTACTTCACTGGCTCGCCGTTTTATGGTTAGTCGCCAAACCATTTATCGTGTACTGAAAGCCGCTCGTCTTCGCCTACTTAAACCGCAAAACAGCACCAACAATCGTTTCAAACAAGCAAAATACGGTATGAAACGATTAGCCAAAGTAGAACGAGAAATTCAAGAGAAACTCAAAAAGCAAGCACAACGATACAATAAATCTTATCCTGGCGAAATGGTACATGTAGATACCAAACGCTTACCTTTACTTAAAGGACAAAAAGCAACGGATAAACATGAGTATCTGTTTGTTGCTATTGATGATTTTTCTCGTGAGTTGTATGCTGCCATTTTGCCTGATAAAACTGCTACAAGTGCGGCTAAATTTCTAACTGAACAAGTCATAGAGCCTTGCCCATACCAAATTGACTGCATTTATTCAGATAATGGTAGTGAATACAAAGGTGCGGCAAATCATGCGTTTGGTGTGGCGTGTTTTGAAAACAATATCAATCAAAAATTCACTCGCCCAGCACGTCCACAAACCAATGGCAAAGCGGAACGCGTAATACGAACGATTATGCAGATGTGGTATGAGAAAACAGAGTTTACTGATCCATTGCATCGGCAAAAGGAATTATGTCGTTTTGTGAATTTTTATAATACTGTAAAGCCGCACAGTTCCTTAAATGGCGATACGCCATTTGAAGTGTTACAAGCTTATTTTTCTCAACCTGTTGTGTAA
- a CDS encoding IS630 transposase-related protein produces MAYSQDYRQMILEKLNSGYSYRELAAEYGISRSTIQLWKKCIERKPYPKRTNKINDELLRKDVEQFPDDFQRERAVRFNCSQRAIGVALKRLKITQKKDS; encoded by the coding sequence ATGGCTTATTCACAAGATTATCGCCAAATGATTTTAGAAAAATTAAATTCGGGTTACAGCTACCGTGAATTGGCAGCGGAATATGGCATCAGTCGCAGTACCATTCAACTATGGAAAAAATGCATTGAACGTAAACCCTACCCCAAAAGAACCAATAAAATCAATGATGAATTATTGCGAAAAGACGTAGAACAATTTCCTGATGATTTTCAAAGAGAACGCGCTGTTCGCTTTAACTGTTCACAAAGAGCCATTGGTGTGGCACTTAAACGGCTAAAAATCACTCAAAAAAAAGATTCTTAA